One part of the Lycium ferocissimum isolate CSIRO_LF1 chromosome 8, AGI_CSIRO_Lferr_CH_V1, whole genome shotgun sequence genome encodes these proteins:
- the LOC132066145 gene encoding uncharacterized protein LOC132066145, which produces MTNTDNFQIPACNGTAAGINTSTTVSELFDGTCYGSWRRSILIALSVRNKLDFIHGTTEKPPEGSALLRQWQCCNDLVVAWLANSVTKEIHRSVVYSEFAKDIWRELEARYGKADGARVFELKKALAHISQASFHASFNTGGSKFAPKVQFDPQKASLYCKYCKRTGHVIEKCHRLHGYPSNFKFTKGSGPNSGPRKVAAKAACESYPTDSSTSLTKDEHSQLQFLLHKTHISPGSSHSLMASTHFVGRVATHSVLLKPCLFSKVDSSVWIIDSGASDHMTSKLSLLFNIKPLSIPCLVSLPNGYKVKVTNTGSLNLFPNFTLHNVLYVPTFQYNLISVYQLVSQFDGIAHFTKNLCLFQDHSQRKPLVLGRLDNGLYKLTIPPLSTASTAATTSVPSHSLSVKPRLFMYLDPLDGAKSNAFDLLKAFIAMVDTHFHTKVQTVRSDNAMELGSSHAGSSFFAEKGINHQTSCPHTP; this is translated from the exons ATGACGAACACCGACAATTTTCAAATTCCTGCCTGTAATGGTACTGCTGCTGGTATCAATACTTCAACGACGG TTTCTGAATTGTTTGATGGAACTTGCTATGGTAGTTGGCGTAGATCAATTTTGATTGCTTTATCTGTTAGAAATAAGCTTGATTTCATCCATGGCACTACTGAGAAGCCTCCTGAAGGATCTGCCCTCCTTCGACAATGGCAGTGTTGCAATGACCTAGTTGTTGCTTGGCTAGCCAACTCCGTCACTAAGGAAATACATAGGTCTGTTGTATACTCTGAGTTTGCTAAGGATATTTGGAGGGAATTAGAAGCTAGGTATGGTAAGGCTGATGGTGCTAGGGTATTTGAGTTAAAGAAAGCCTTGGCTCACATTTCCCAAG CCTCCTTCCATGCCTCTTTTAACACTGGTGGATCTAAGTTTGCTCCCAAAGTACAATTTGATCCTCAGAAGGCATCTCTATATTGCAAATACTGCAAGAGGACTGGGCATGTTATTGAGAAATGTCACAGGCTTCATGGTTACCCTTCAAACTTTAAATTCACTAAGGGTTCTGGTCCTAATTCTGGTCCTAGAAAGGTTGCTGCTAAAGCTGCTTGTGAGAGTTATCCTACTGATTCATCAACca GTTTAACCAAAGATGAGCACTCTCAGTTGCAGTTCCTACTACACAAAACTCACATATCACCTGGATCATCTCATTCTCTCATGGCATCTACTCACTTTGTAGGTAGAGTTGCTACTCATAGTGTTTTGCTCAAACCTTGTCTATTTTCAAAGGTCGATAGTTCAGTATGGATCATAGACTCAGGGGCATCTGATCATATGACATCCAAATTGTCTCTACTATTCAACATTAAACCCCTTTCTATCCCCTGCCTTGTTTCTTTACCTAATGGCTATAAGGTCAAGGTAACAAATACTGGATCTTTAAATCTGTTTCCAAATTTTACTCTACATAATGTGCTATATGTCCCTACTTTCCAGTACAATCTCATCTCTGTATATCAATTAGTTTCCCAGTTTGATGGTATTGCCCATTTTACCAAGAATCTGTGCCTTTTTCAGGACCATTCACAGAGGAAGCCACTGGTTCTTGGTAGGTTGGACAATGGCTTATACAAGCTGACTATTCCTCCACTGTCTACTGCTTCTACTGCTGCTACCACCTCTGTCCCTAGTCATTCTCTTTCTGTTAAGCCTCGTTTGTTT ATGTACTTGGACCCACTTGATGGGGCTAAGAGCAATGCTTTTGATTTGCTCAAAGCCTTCATTGCCATGGTTGACACTCACTTCCACACTAAGGTGCAAACTGTGAGAAGTGACAATGCCATGGAGTTAGGCTCTAGTCATGCTGGTTCTTCCTTCTTTGCTGAGAAAGGCATCAACCATCAGACTTCCTGTCCACACACTCCATAA